Part of the Amycolatopsis sp. 195334CR genome is shown below.
GCGGTGACATCTTCTACGTCGCGCTCGGCGCCGGACAGCTGCGCCGGGTGACCTACAGCAGCGGCAACCAGGCGCCCACCGCGGTGGCCACGGCGACCCCGGCCAGCGGACCGGCCCCGCTCGCGGTGCAGTTCAACGGCGCCGGGTCGAGCGATCCCGAGGGCGGCGCGCTGACCTACGCCTGGGACCTCGACGCCGACGGCCAGTACGACGACTCGACCGCGGTCAACCCGGCCCGCACCTACACCACCGCGGGCGTGGTCAACGTCGGCCTGCGCGTCACCGATCCGGCCGGCGCCTCGGCCACCACCGTGGTGGCGGTGACCGTCGGGAACCCACCCGGCGAGAACCCGGTGCCGGTGATCGACACCCCGACCACCGCGCTGAACTGGCACGTCGGCCAGACCGTGCCGTTCGCCGGCCGGGCGGCGGACGCCCAGGACGGTGAGCTGCCCGCCTCCGCGCTGTCGTGGCGCCTGGCGATCCGGCACTGCGCTGCCAACGGCACCTGCCACACGCACAACGTGCAGGACTTCAACGGCGTCGCGAGCGGCTCGTTCGTCGCCCCCGACCACGAGTACCCGTCGTACCTGCAGCTGACGCTGACCGCGACGGACTCCTCGGGCCGGACCGGGTCGAAGACGGTGGACCTGCAACCGAGGACCGTCGCGCTGAGCTTCACCTCGCAGCCCAGCCAGGCCCTGCTCACCGTCGGCGGGATCGAACAGCGGACGCCGTTCAGCCGCACGGTGATCGTCGGCTCGAACAACTCGGTGAGCGCGAACAGCCCGCAGAACGTGCCGCCCAACAACTGGAAGTACGCCTGGACCTCGTGGTCCGACGGCGGGGCCAGGGCGCACAACGTGGTGGCCCCGGCCACCCCGACCACCTACCGGGCGAACTTCCGGCTCTGCTGGCTGCTCAATCCCTGCTAACCGAGGAACAGGATGGCCGTCAGCACCAGCCCGCCGACGGCCATCACCCAGGTGTACGGGAGCGTGGACTGCATGACCTTCTCGGGGCGCACACCCGCGTACTGCGCGCTCCACACCGTCTGGGTGCTCGTCGGATCGGAAACGCAGAGCACCTGGCCGTAGGAGGACATCAGCCCGAGCACCGCGGGCGCCGGGTAGATCCCGCCGGAGACGAGGACCCCGGCGACCCCGGCGCCCAGCCCGTACACGTTGAGCGGCCCGCGGTACAGGCACAGCGGCACCAGCACGGCGAACACCAGCACGAACCACACCGCGCCGGCCGGGCTGACCGCGGAGATCAGCGGTTGCAGCGCGCTCACCGCGCCCGGCAGCTTCACCGCGGACAGCAGCATCCCGATCGCGATGAACAACACGATCGGCGGGGCCGCCACGTCGAAGGCCCGGTACAGCGACCGCAGCGCGCGCTCGCCGAGCTTGCCGGGCCGCGTGGTGGTCAGCAGCCCGTAGACCAGCCCCACCAGCAACGACGGCACGATCGGCACTTCGAGGCCGAGCGCGAGCACGATCGGCAGCAGCGGGGTGAGCAGCGCGTACCAGGGCGCGTCACCGCGGCGTTCCCGAGCGGCCGCTCGCGACCGGCGTGGGGCGCGCACCGCCCAGGCATGCCGTGCGCCGGTGCGGCGGGTCTCGATCAGCACGTAGGAAACGCCGACCAGCAGCGCGATCGGGAACACCTTCAGCTGGAACTCGCGCACCTGCTCGATCGGCAGGTCCACCGCGTCGGAGAGGAACTGCCAGCCGATCAGTTCCAGCGGCAGCCCGGTGGCGAGTCCCATGAGGACGGTGCCACCGGCGACCACCGGGGTGACGCCGACCGCGATCATCGCCGGGATGCCGACCACCCCGGCGAGCATGGCGGCGGGCGCCGAGCCGGTGATGCTGCCGCAGAGGATCGCCACCGCGTACACGCCGAGCGCGACCACGGCCGGCCGTTCCCCGCCGAACTCGACGATCTTGCGCACCAGGGTCGCGGCGATCCCGGTGTCCTCCATCAGCGCGCCCAGCCACGAGCCGAGCAGCACCGCGATCATCGTCGCGGCGAGCATCGCCGAGCCGGTCTGGAGCACCGAGCCGGTGATGCTGTTCTCCTTGCCCAGCAGGCTCGCCCCGGACAACGCGGCGATCACCACGGCGAGCAACCCGAGCGCGAACGCGGTCGGGATCTTGCGGGTCAGCATCAGCCCGACCCCCACGGCCATCACGGCCACAATCGCGATACCCATGGTCAGGCTCCCGGGAGTGCGTCGATGAGGAAGTTGTTGAGCAGCAACGGATCGATGCCGCTGAGGCGCTGGGCGTAGCGGTGCACGACCAGCTCGTCGGCGCCTGCCACGTGGGCGCGCAGGCGGAACACGCGGTGCCCCAGGCGGCGGTTCAGCTCGCGGGTGCGCGGCCCGTGCAGCAGGTGGTGCCCGACCTCGTGCGCGATGGCCGCCCGTCGCAGCTTCTCCGGCGCGAGGGGGCAGCCGCGTTTCGCGCTGACCTCGCGGGCGAAATCCAGGCTGTCGCGGTAGAGCGTCACACGGTGGTCGCGGTGGTGGTACTCCGCGAGCAGCACTTCACCGGGCCGCTTCCCGCCGGTCTTCTCGCGGATGTCCAACTGCGGGAGTTCCGGGTGCGCCGCGGCGAGTTCGTCGCCGTAGTCCAGGGCGATCCGCGCCCATGCCCGGAGTTGTTCGGTGGAGCGGTTTTCGTGCGTCGGGGTGGCGGCGAGGAACTCCGCGCTCAGGTCCACGTTCATCGCCGGTCCTCCAGCAACGCGACCAGCGGCTCGTCCGGTTGCCGGGTGCCGAGTTCGGCGCCGATCAGCGCGAGCAGCTGCTCCCGGTCCAGCACCCCGGACAGGTCGGCGATCTTCGGCCCGGCCAGCAGGTAGACCGCCGGTGCGCGGGAACCGCCGTCGCCGACGGAGGTGTGCTCGGTGACCAGGTCGGTCAGGCGCGCGTTGGCCTCACCCGCGGTGGTCTCGGCGAGGTGCGCGCCGGACAGGTGCAGCCGGATCACGCCTTCGCCGTCCACCACCCGGATCTGCTCCGCGGGCCGGGAGAACCGCCCCAGGAAACCGGATTTCCGGGTCTTCGCGCCCCACACCCGGTGGTGCGGGGTGGCCGCGAGTTCGCGCACGACACCGGGTTCGACGCTGAGCGAGCGCGCGACCTCCTGGCGCACCTCGGTTTCGTCCAGCTTCCCGGCGCGGTCCTTGGTGCGCAGTTCGGTGGTACCGGTGGCGACCGCGCGGATCAGGTTCCGCTGCGGGTCGACCGTCACGTCCACGTCCACCCCGGCGGGGTCGGCACCCTGGGCGACCACAGCGCGTTCGGCTTCCGCGCGGGTCGCCAGCACGTCACTGTGCGAGGGATTCGGCACGATGCGCTCGACCGACTCCCGCACCATCGCCAGCGCGGCGCCGAGCGGGCTGATCACCTCGCTGTGCTTCGCGATCCGCCAGTCCATAGTGGACGCACGGCCGAGGAACGGGGTGACCGCCGCCGCGCCACCACCGCCGCCGACCAGGGTGACGGCGTCGAGCCGGTAGGCCTCGACCAGCTCGTCGACCACCGCCTTGACCGGCTTGATCGCCTGTTCCAGCACGGCCGTCGCGGCCTGCTCGACGCTCACCCCGAGCGCGGCGGCGAGCGGGGCGAGTGCCCGTTTCGCGACCTCCGGATCGGCGTGCGCGTAACTGTCGTCGGGAACCACGCCGAGCGCGTTGGCCGCGCAGGTGAGCGTGATGGCGTACCGGGTGCCGTCCGCCGTTTCCAGTGCGGCGTAGTCGGCCGGGTCGCCGTCCTTGGGCGACACGGTGATCAGCTTCGCGTCGTCGAGCTTCTCGGCGAAGCAGGCGTAGGGCAG
Proteins encoded:
- a CDS encoding transporter; the protein is MGIAIVAVMAVGVGLMLTRKIPTAFALGLLAVVIAALSGASLLGKENSITGSVLQTGSAMLAATMIAVLLGSWLGALMEDTGIAATLVRKIVEFGGERPAVVALGVYAVAILCGSITGSAPAAMLAGVVGIPAMIAVGVTPVVAGGTVLMGLATGLPLELIGWQFLSDAVDLPIEQVREFQLKVFPIALLVGVSYVLIETRRTGARHAWAVRAPRRSRAAARERRGDAPWYALLTPLLPIVLALGLEVPIVPSLLVGLVYGLLTTTRPGKLGERALRSLYRAFDVAAPPIVLFIAIGMLLSAVKLPGAVSALQPLISAVSPAGAVWFVLVFAVLVPLCLYRGPLNVYGLGAGVAGVLVSGGIYPAPAVLGLMSSYGQVLCVSDPTSTQTVWSAQYAGVRPEKVMQSTLPYTWVMAVGGLVLTAILFLG
- a CDS encoding hydantoinase/oxoprolinase family protein, producing MTATTQNVRIGIDVGGTFTDAVAVDAATFALLGQVKVPTSHNHEDGVAHGILTALRRLHEQTGIDPAAVSFLAHGTTQATNALLEGDVATVGIAGIGHGFDGWATGRLRSLRKLELAPGRPLPIRYAAVKDAQAPEAVKEAVVKLHSAGAEVIVAVEPFSVDDPSGERAVVTEARAQHLPATATHEITGLYGLSKRARTAVLNAGIMPRMIDTADLVDRSVAAAGISAPLMVMRGDGGVMSLAEMRKRPLLTALSGPAAGVAGALMGERLSEGIFLETGGTSTDISVVRRGKVQVRHAKLGGRETYLPALDVRTVGIGGGSLVRISGQSVTAVGPRSAHIAGLPYACFAEKLDDAKLITVSPKDGDPADYAALETADGTRYAITLTCAANALGVVPDDSYAHADPEVAKRALAPLAAALGVSVEQAATAVLEQAIKPVKAVVDELVEAYRLDAVTLVGGGGGAAAVTPFLGRASTMDWRIAKHSEVISPLGAALAMVRESVERIVPNPSHSDVLATRAEAERAVVAQGADPAGVDVDVTVDPQRNLIRAVATGTTELRTKDRAGKLDETEVRQEVARSLSVEPGVVRELAATPHHRVWGAKTRKSGFLGRFSRPAEQIRVVDGEGVIRLHLSGAHLAETTAGEANARLTDLVTEHTSVGDGGSRAPAVYLLAGPKIADLSGVLDREQLLALIGAELGTRQPDEPLVALLEDRR